The proteins below are encoded in one region of Oncorhynchus gorbuscha isolate QuinsamMale2020 ecotype Even-year linkage group LG01, OgorEven_v1.0, whole genome shotgun sequence:
- the LOC124017084 gene encoding ermin-like — protein MDRENSNPPPLDRDGMEGNTNRVASQVVEIISGMSLGAIQSLEQAVEEEEGDDSVFYDDGDAPLDGEGRSCPLVCGSTEKSAQPQNGKVSLLKAEAAGVVMENGTGKDPITEGGEHRSSALSGKGDTGPHHITSGRTKPQTVQTETLAQIPTQTLAEPQKHTRQDTLMNKASASHKMEVKDTQEQTPVSTPPPVPEEPQLYRAAEAPCSSGDEPNSASQDEEDTDKGSQDSLACQGTSSQSSEGQKSGRPSHQKSSNHNTSSKYSTVSYRKIRKGNTRQKIDEFESRMNL, from the exons ATGGACAGAGAAAATAGCAATCCTCCTCCACTGGACCGGGACGGGATGGAGGGGAATACAAACAGGGTGGCATCCCAGGTGGTGGAGATCATCAGTGGGATGAGTCTGGGAGCCATCCAGTCTCTGGAGCAggctgtggaggaggaggagggagatgactCTGTGTTCTATGATGACGGTGATGCTCCATTAGATGGGGAAGGAAGGTCTTGTCCCTTGGTCTGTGGGTCCACCGAGAAATCAGCTCAACCACAGAATGGGAAGGTGAGCCTACTTAAGGCTGAGGCAGCCGGTGTAGTCATGGAGAATGGAACAGGGAAAGATCCCATCACGGAAGGAGGGGAACATCGGAGCTCTGCCCTTTCGGGTAAGGGTGATACTGGGCCACATCACATCACCAGTGGCCGAACTAAGCCCCAGACAGTCCAGACAGAAACATTGGCACAAATCCCAACTCAAACACTTGCAGAGCCACAAAAACATACAAGACAGGACACATTGATGAACAAAG CTTCTGCTTCACACAAGATGGAGGTGAAAGATACACAGGAGCAGACACCTGTTAGTACTCCCCCGCCTGTACCTGAGGAACCTCAGCTATACAGGGCGGCAGAGGCCCCATGCTCCTCTGGTGACGAGCCCAACAGTGCGAGTCAGGATGAGGAGGACACAGACAAAGGTTCCCAGGATTCCCTGGCCTGTCAGGGTACAAGTTCCCAGTCCTCAGAAGGACAGAAGTCTGGCCGGCCCAGTCATCAGAAATCTTCCAACCACAACACCAGTTCCAAATATAGCACTGTCTCCTACAGAAAGATACGCAAAGGTAACACTCGCCAGAAGATCGACGAGTTTGAGTCCCGGATGAATCTATAA
- the LOC124017188 gene encoding cytohesin-interacting protein yields the protein MQSTTNFNGLQRQGSQDSYIMEVSPRKKGHLWYRRSLRGRHDKPSQNGGTTPGTLPRGWKQSNRTRSNSLVDYSDPQRTTVIMQKQDNETFGFEIQTYGVQLKNSTAVEMCTFVCKVQDDSSAESAGLTTGDVIITINGVSIEGSTHQRIVDLIRESTNFLQMETVYGTVVKRIELEKKMSLLKHTLGEKWVELQALTLQEKRLTQGNLNDSSLHPSMDSLMSLLSPSGHNDYCGHRFSSDSSCRSGMTEDSDLASVFGDLSSPSPCNVASPDDSCFFSTDFPQEMPRALASLSRPRSDSLASSSGSLSSSSWDPSRASSLFGTLPRKARRASVRKHILKFIPGFNHSVEEETPDL from the exons ATGCAATCCACCACGAACTTCAATGGGCTCCAGCGACAGGGCAGCCAGGACAGTTACATTATGGAGGTCTCTCCGCGGAAGAAGGGTCATCTATGGTATCGGCGCTCTCTGAGGGGACGCCATGACAAACCCAGTCAGAATGGGGGGACTACTCCTGGGACTCTGCCAAGAGGCTGGAAACAG TCCAACAGAACCCGCTCAAACTCCTTGGTGGATTACTCGGACCCTCAGAG GACTACTGTCATAATGCAAAAGCAAGACAATGAGACGTTTGGATTTGAAATTCAG ACATATGGTGTGCAGCTGAAGAACAGCACTGCGGTGGAGATGTGCACATTTGTGTGCAAGGTGCAGGACGATAGCTCGGCTGAGAGTGCAGGCCTGACCACCG GTGACGTTATCATCACCATCAATGGGGTCAGCATTGAGGGGTCGACCCATCAGCGCATCGTTGACCTGATTCGAGAATCCACCAACTTTTTACA GATGGAGACAGTGTATGGGACGGTGGTGAAGAGGATTGAACTGGAGAAGAAGATGAGCTTGCTCAAG CATACCCTGGGAGAGAAATGGGTGGAGTTGCAAGCACTCACATTACAGGAAAAACGCCTTACGCAAG GTAACCTGAATGACAGTTCTCTACACCCCTCTATGGACTCCCTGATGTCTCTACTGTCGCCATCTGGACACAATGACTACTGTGGCCACCGTTTCTCCAGTGACAGTAGCTGCCGGAGTGGGATGACAGAGGACAGTGACCTGGCCAGTGTGTTTGGGGATCTGAGCTCTCCCAGCCCCTGCAATGTGGCCAGTCCAGATGATAGCTGCTTCTTCTCCACAGACTTCCCCCAGGAAATGCCCAGGGCCCTGGCCAGCCTCAGCCGTCCCCGTAGCGATAGCCTGGCTAGCAGCAGtggctccctctcctcctcttcttgggACCCCTCCAGAGCCTCCTCCCTGTTCGGGACACTCCCCAGGAAGGCTAGGAGAGCCAGCGTCCGCAAACACATCCTGAAGTTCATCCCTGGATTCAACCACtcagtggaggaggagacacCTGACCTATGA